A DNA window from Altererythrobacter sp. B11 contains the following coding sequences:
- a CDS encoding TlyA family RNA methyltransferase, translated as MTAKRRIDQLLVERGLAESRARAQALVMAGLVFAGEARVDKPGQQVKADAPIEVRGRDHPWVGRGGVKLAHAIQAFELDPTGAVAMDIGSSTGGFTEVLLEHGAAHVFAVDVGTNQLAWKLRQDPRVTVLEQTNARALTSAQIDRPCGWVVCDASFISLAKVLEVPLQLAARECRLVALIKPQFEVRREEVGKGGIIRDPALHARVCAEVRGWLEDGGWQVQGIIESPIKGTEGNVEFLISAFRA; from the coding sequence ATGACAGCGAAACGGCGGATCGATCAGCTGCTCGTGGAGCGTGGGCTTGCCGAAAGCCGCGCCCGCGCGCAAGCGCTGGTGATGGCCGGGCTGGTGTTCGCGGGCGAGGCGCGCGTGGACAAGCCGGGCCAGCAGGTGAAGGCGGATGCGCCGATCGAGGTGCGCGGGCGCGACCATCCGTGGGTGGGGCGCGGCGGCGTGAAGCTGGCCCATGCGATCCAGGCCTTCGAACTCGATCCCACCGGGGCGGTGGCGATGGACATCGGCAGCTCGACCGGCGGCTTCACCGAAGTCCTGCTGGAACACGGCGCGGCGCATGTTTTTGCCGTGGACGTGGGCACCAACCAGCTGGCCTGGAAGCTGCGGCAGGATCCCCGCGTGACGGTGCTGGAACAGACCAACGCCCGCGCCCTCACGTCCGCGCAGATCGACCGGCCGTGCGGCTGGGTGGTGTGCGATGCCTCCTTCATCTCGCTGGCCAAGGTGCTGGAGGTGCCGCTGCAGCTGGCGGCGCGCGAATGCCGGCTGGTCGCACTCATCAAGCCGCAGTTCGAAGTGCGGCGCGAGGAAGTGGGCAAGGGCGGCATCATCCGTGATCCGGCACTGCATGCCCGCGTCTGCGCCGAAGTGCGTGGCTGGCTGGAGGACGGCGGCTGGCAGGTGCAGGGCATCATCGAAAGCCCGATCAAGGGCACGGAAGGCAATGTGGAGTTCCTGATCTCCGCCTTTCGGGCATAA
- a CDS encoding TspO/MBR family protein: MNRLASPAQLRASFMRWALFVVPAVLLLGILSGRAAGSAAGNPWFAALEKPSIYPPPVTFGIVWPILYVLMGLALALVCTAWGARLRTPAILAFVVQLLLNLAWSPIFFAWHQISNALYVLLALDVMLLITVVLFWKVRTVAGLMLLPYLAWVLFATLLNWQVLQLNPQADGRPASYATQRIEL, from the coding sequence ATGAACCGACTGGCTTCCCCCGCACAGCTGCGGGCAAGTTTCATGCGCTGGGCCCTTTTTGTCGTACCGGCGGTGCTGTTGCTGGGCATTCTCTCGGGCCGCGCGGCAGGCAGTGCGGCGGGCAATCCGTGGTTCGCTGCACTGGAAAAGCCGTCCATTTACCCGCCGCCGGTCACCTTCGGCATCGTCTGGCCAATCCTCTATGTGCTGATGGGGCTGGCGCTGGCGCTGGTCTGCACCGCCTGGGGCGCGCGGCTGCGGACGCCGGCGATCCTCGCCTTCGTGGTCCAGCTGCTGCTCAACCTCGCCTGGTCGCCGATCTTCTTCGCCTGGCACCAGATTTCCAACGCGCTCTATGTGCTGCTGGCGCTGGACGTCATGCTGCTGATCACGGTGGTGCTGTTCTGGAAGGTCCGCACCGTCGCCGGGCTGATGCTGCTGCCCTATCTCGCCTGGGTGCTGTTCGCCACGCTGCTCAACTGGCAGGTGCTGCAGCTCAACCCGCAGGCGGACGGCCGCCCGGCCAGCTATGCGACGCAGCGGATCGAGCTGTAG
- a CDS encoding accessory factor UbiK family protein, whose amino-acid sequence MQSENPMIADFVKLANGVAGTFAGMTREARDGARERVKEALGGLDFVSREEFDAVKDMAAKAREENEKLAERIAALEARLGNSAQ is encoded by the coding sequence ATGCAAAGTGAAAACCCGATGATCGCCGATTTCGTCAAGCTCGCAAACGGGGTCGCGGGCACTTTCGCGGGCATGACCCGCGAAGCGCGCGACGGCGCGCGGGAACGCGTGAAGGAAGCGCTCGGCGGCCTCGATTTCGTCAGCCGCGAAGAATTCGACGCGGTGAAAGACATGGCCGCCAAGGCACGGGAAGAGAACGAGAAGCTGGCGGAGCGTATCGCCGCGCTCGAAGCCCGGCTGGGCAACTCCGCACAGTAA
- a CDS encoding DUF983 domain-containing protein, which produces MVEGTEPERKFSWILRSGWKGLCPRCGKGHMFKSWLKIVDRCEVCGLDYRFASPDDGPAFFSLCIVAFPLIFLVVWLQVAFEPPIWVHLFTSLPLMIGGCLLPLRPIKGWLVASQYVNKAQEAGTAGLWGELHANAEAKRAQRKD; this is translated from the coding sequence ATGGTGGAAGGCACAGAACCCGAGAGGAAGTTCTCCTGGATCCTGCGGTCGGGTTGGAAGGGGCTCTGCCCGCGCTGCGGCAAGGGGCACATGTTCAAGTCCTGGCTCAAGATCGTGGACCGCTGCGAAGTGTGCGGGCTCGATTACCGCTTCGCCTCCCCCGATGACGGGCCGGCCTTCTTCTCGCTGTGCATCGTCGCCTTCCCGCTGATCTTCCTGGTGGTGTGGCTGCAAGTGGCCTTCGAGCCGCCGATCTGGGTCCATCTGTTCACCTCGCTGCCGCTGATGATCGGCGGCTGCCTGCTGCCGCTGCGCCCGATCAAGGGCTGGCTGGTGGCGTCCCAATATGTGAACAAGGCGCAGGAAGCCGGCACCGCCGGCCTGTGGGGCGAATTGCACGCCAATGCCGAAGCGAAGCGGGCGCAGCGGAAGGACTGA
- the recO gene encoding DNA repair protein RecO, which yields MQLRAPAILIAARTHGETAIIARLLTEEYGVVACYVAGGRGRRLRPVAIPGNSVELQLSARSASQLPFGKLELVESRAPFLSEPLAAGAIGWACALTATALPERQAHPPLYQALDGLLTAICHAPSARGWAAALVAYETLLLRELGYGASHVVEGERPQGDMPQILAAMDRLAPALDHYLLADRRGDVMAARLRLRELLGRIVGRIVE from the coding sequence ATGCAGCTTCGCGCCCCCGCCATTTTGATCGCCGCGCGCACCCATGGCGAAACCGCGATCATCGCCCGCCTGCTGACGGAGGAGTATGGCGTGGTGGCCTGCTATGTCGCTGGCGGGCGCGGGCGGCGGCTGCGCCCGGTGGCGATTCCCGGCAATTCGGTGGAACTGCAGCTGTCCGCCCGCTCCGCCAGCCAGCTCCCCTTCGGCAAGCTGGAACTGGTGGAAAGCCGCGCCCCTTTCCTCTCCGAGCCGCTGGCCGCCGGGGCGATCGGCTGGGCCTGTGCGCTCACCGCCACGGCCCTGCCGGAACGGCAGGCGCATCCGCCGCTGTATCAGGCGCTGGATGGCTTGCTGACGGCGATCTGCCATGCCCCTTCCGCGCGCGGCTGGGCAGCGGCGCTGGTCGCCTATGAGACGCTGCTGCTGCGCGAGCTGGGCTATGGCGCCAGCCATGTGGTGGAGGGAGAACGGCCGCAGGGGGACATGCCGCAGATTCTGGCCGCGATGGACCGGCTGGCGCCCGCGCTCGATCACTACCTGCTTGCCGACCGGCGCGGCGATGTTATGGCCGCGCGCTTGCGCCTCAGGGAACTGCTTGGACGGATTGTGGGACGGATTGTGGAATGA
- the leuB gene encoding 3-isopropylmalate dehydrogenase produces the protein MKIACLAGDGIGPEIMAEARRVLDALALPGLEIGEADVGGAAYRKHGHPLPPETLELAKAADAVLFGAVGDPGCDNLERHLRPEQAILGLRQALTLFANLRPARMFPGLEDLSALRPEVARAIDLLIVRELNGDVYFGEKAIRTLDDGRRQGFDFMSYAEDEVRRIAHVAFRAAQGRGRRLCSVDKANVLETSQLWRDVVVEVAAEYPDVELSHMYVDNAAMQLVRNPGQFDVVVTGNLFGDILSDQASMCVGSIGLLASASLGEEQTAHGTKGLYEPIHGSAPDIAGQGKANPMAMILSLAMMLRHSFGREAEAARVEAAVAQALADGVKGADLGGQAGTAEIGDAVLARL, from the coding sequence ATGAAGATTGCATGCCTTGCCGGAGATGGAATTGGCCCCGAGATCATGGCGGAGGCGCGCCGCGTGCTGGATGCGCTGGCGCTGCCGGGGCTGGAGATCGGCGAAGCCGATGTGGGCGGGGCGGCCTATCGCAAGCACGGCCATCCGCTGCCGCCCGAAACGCTGGAGCTGGCGAAGGCGGCAGACGCGGTCCTGTTCGGCGCGGTGGGCGATCCGGGCTGCGACAATCTGGAACGGCACCTGCGGCCCGAACAGGCGATCCTGGGCCTGCGGCAGGCGCTGACGCTGTTCGCCAATCTGCGCCCCGCGCGCATGTTCCCCGGGCTGGAGGATCTGAGCGCGCTGCGGCCCGAGGTCGCCCGCGCGATCGACCTGCTGATCGTGCGCGAGCTGAACGGCGATGTCTATTTCGGCGAGAAGGCGATCCGCACGCTGGATGATGGGCGCCGCCAGGGCTTCGATTTCATGTCCTATGCGGAAGACGAGGTGCGCCGCATCGCCCATGTCGCCTTCCGCGCCGCGCAGGGCCGGGGTCGCCGCCTGTGCAGCGTGGACAAGGCCAATGTGCTGGAAACCAGCCAGCTGTGGCGCGACGTGGTGGTGGAAGTGGCTGCCGAGTATCCGGATGTCGAGCTGAGCCACATGTATGTGGACAATGCCGCCATGCAGCTGGTGCGCAATCCCGGCCAGTTCGACGTGGTGGTGACGGGCAATCTCTTCGGCGACATCCTGTCCGACCAGGCGAGCATGTGCGTGGGCTCCATCGGCCTGCTCGCCAGCGCCTCGCTGGGGGAAGAGCAGACGGCGCATGGCACCAAGGGCCTGTACGAGCCGATCCACGGCAGCGCGCCGGACATTGCCGGGCAGGGCAAGGCCAACCCGATGGCGATGATCCTGTCGCTGGCGATGATGCTGCGCCACAGCTTCGGGCGCGAGGCGGAAGCCGCGCGAGTGGAAGCTGCGGTGGCGCAGGCGCTGGCCGACGGCGTGAAGGGCGCGGACCTTGGCGGCCAGGCTGGCACGGCGGAAATCGGCGATGCGGTGCTGGCGCGGCTCTAG